Below is a window of Rhodoglobus vestalii DNA.
AGATTGACGCATCATCGCGACCCGGTGTTGCGGAACAACTTCGTGCCGTGAGTGAACTGCGCGACTGGGACGAAATTATTCCGATCTCGTCGTTTGACAGCATCCAACTGGATATTTTGGCAACCGAGCTTGTGAAGCTCATGCCCGTCTCGCACGCGCTTTACCCGGATGACGCGGTCACTGACGAGTCGACCGAGTCGCGGGTTGCTGAATTGATTCGCGAGGCCGCGCTGGAGGGGGTCATGGATGAGCTCCCGCACTCCATCGCCGTCACCATCGACGACATGATCGAACGCGAAGACAAAGACCTGCTCGAAGTTTTCGCCAATATTTTTGTGGAACGCGATAGCCAGAAGGGCATCATCATCGGTAAGGGCGGCGAACGCCTTCAGGATGTCGGTGCGCGTGCACGTTCCGAGATTGAGAAGCTTGTGGGTAAGCAGATCTTTTTGTCTCTGCGGGTGAAGGTTGCCAAGGAGTGGCAGCGTGACTCGAAGCAGTTGGGGCGATTGGGCTTCTAGCATCGATTCTGCCGGCGTTTGGGGCGTGCGGTAACGGTTAGGAAACCACTCGTCGTTCCCGGCACGGGCAGTGATACCCTGAACTCATGTTGTTCGGTCTGCTCCTTCTTAGCTGCCGCGACGAGTCCTAATTCAGGCCTCACTCGTCGCGGAGTTCGTCATTGGCTGACCAAACCCCGAAGCGAGTGGCCCACAAGGCCTTGAGAACAGCAGGAGCACCACATGAAGAACAATCAGTCCGCATCCTCGATGCCGATTCACAAGTACCGTCCATTTCACGAAGTCATCTCGATCGATCTGCCGGACCGCACCTGGCCGTCGAAACGCATCACCCAGGCACCCCGTTGGTGCGCTGTTGATCTTCGCGATGGCAACCAGGCGCTAATCGACCCGATGAGCCCGGAACGCAAGCGGATCATGTTCGATCTGCTCGTCACAATGGGCTACAAGGAGATCGAGGTTGGTTTCCCGTCGGCGAGTCAGACCGACTTCGACTTTGTGCGTTCGCTCATTGACACCAACGCGATCCCGGATGACGTCACCATTCAGGTTCTCACTCAGGCACGCGAGGAGCTGATCACGCGCACCTACGAGTCGATTAGGGGCGCCAAGCAGGCGATCGTGCACCTCTACAACTCGACGAGTGTGCTGCAACGTGATGTGGTATTTCGCCAAGACAAGCAGGGCATCATCGACATTGCTCTGAATGGTGCTCGCATCTGTAAGGCCTCCGAGGCGATGGTGCCCGGGACCGAGGTCTACTACGAGTATTCGCCCGAAAGCTACACGGGCACCGAGCTCGACTTCGCTGTCGATATCTGCAACCAAGTGCTCGAAGTGTTCCAGCCCACCCCCGAGCGCAAAGTGATCATTAACCTCCCCGCTACGGTCGAAATGGCAACCCCCAATGTTTATGCCGACTCCATTGAGTGGATGTCGCGCAACATCAACCATCGCGAAAACGTTCTCATCTCGCTGCACCCGCACAATGACCGCGGAACAGGAATCGCTGCGGCTGAGCTCGGTTACATGGCCGGTGCCGACCGCATTGAGGGCTGCCTGTTCGGCAACGGAGAGCGCACCGGAAACGTTGACCTTGTCGCTCTCGGGTTGAACCTGTTTACGCAGGGAATTGACCCTCAAATTGACTTCAGTGACTTGGATGAGATCCGTCGCACCGCAGAGCACTGCAACCAGTTGAAGGTGCACGAGCGCAGCCCGTGGGCTGGCGACCTCGTCTACACGGCCTTTAGCGGTTCCCACCAGGATGCGATCAAAAAGGGCTTCGAGGCAATGGCCGCTCAGGCCGAGCGCGAAGGTAAACACGTCAACGAGTTGGTGTGGGCTGTGCCATACCTGCCGGTTGATCCCAAGGATCTGGGCCGCGGCTATGAAGCCGTTGTGCGGGTTAACTCGCAGTCGGGCAAGGGCGGCGTCGCCTACCTACTGAAGGCCGATCACAACCTCGATCTTCCGCGTAAACTCCAGATCGAATTTAGTGGCGTCGTGCAGTCCAAGACGGACTCTGAGGGCGGCGAAGTGTCGAGCGAGCAGATCTGGACGTCATTCCAGGATGAATACCTGCCGGCATCCGCAGATCTGGTCAAACAGAAGTGGGGTCGATACGAGTTGCTCGCGACTCGCACGACGAGCGCCAACGATGGCGAAGTCAGCCTTGAAGCGCGACTGCG
It encodes the following:
- the leuA gene encoding 2-isopropylmalate synthase, giving the protein MKNNQSASSMPIHKYRPFHEVISIDLPDRTWPSKRITQAPRWCAVDLRDGNQALIDPMSPERKRIMFDLLVTMGYKEIEVGFPSASQTDFDFVRSLIDTNAIPDDVTIQVLTQAREELITRTYESIRGAKQAIVHLYNSTSVLQRDVVFRQDKQGIIDIALNGARICKASEAMVPGTEVYYEYSPESYTGTELDFAVDICNQVLEVFQPTPERKVIINLPATVEMATPNVYADSIEWMSRNINHRENVLISLHPHNDRGTGIAAAELGYMAGADRIEGCLFGNGERTGNVDLVALGLNLFTQGIDPQIDFSDLDEIRRTAEHCNQLKVHERSPWAGDLVYTAFSGSHQDAIKKGFEAMAAQAEREGKHVNELVWAVPYLPVDPKDLGRGYEAVVRVNSQSGKGGVAYLLKADHNLDLPRKLQIEFSGVVQSKTDSEGGEVSSEQIWTSFQDEYLPASADLVKQKWGRYELLATRTTSANDGEVSLEARLRVDDAEVDSTHVGNGPIDAFLGMLSAQGQGIEVKLYDYVEHTMSAGSNAQAAAYVELDIHGQRLWGVGIDGDISRASLKAIVSAVNRWVRAANAVPDAELIAH
- the era gene encoding GTPase Era is translated as MTDSSEFRAGFVTFVGRPNVGKSTLTNALVGEKVAITSSKPQTTRRAIRGLVHREDGQLVIVDTPGMHRPRTLLGERLNSIVQDTLGEVDVIGLCIPANEKIGPGDRYINEQLDSFPRAKKVAIVTKIDASSRPGVAEQLRAVSELRDWDEIIPISSFDSIQLDILATELVKLMPVSHALYPDDAVTDESTESRVAELIREAALEGVMDELPHSIAVTIDDMIEREDKDLLEVFANIFVERDSQKGIIIGKGGERLQDVGARARSEIEKLVGKQIFLSLRVKVAKEWQRDSKQLGRLGF